From one Mangrovibacterium diazotrophicum genomic stretch:
- a CDS encoding helix-turn-helix domain-containing protein yields the protein MQIINFDKTRRSTELLVDSRRIKEIDRRSPSLREPHTTTFYELFFFTQVNGALTADGNKLELNGPTAVLFPPLVNRQWDITYDPESFLVFFESEFIETFLNDNAFLHRLHFFSCSLRVPVLPMSEEQKKQILPGILALREELENSKVDSIYLLRSYLYQLLLQFNRFYNDYHQLDANLYRNSEIIQFKNLLKKHIHNKQTVQAYAEMMKMPRNRMNELSVKVFGKQAHQLIREELIQAIKTDLLNTNLSVAEISYKYEFSAPSNFTRYFKSHEGMTPAAYREKYGV from the coding sequence ATGCAAATCATCAATTTCGACAAGACAAGAAGAAGCACCGAATTATTGGTCGATAGCAGACGAATAAAAGAAATTGATCGTCGCTCTCCTTCCCTTCGGGAACCTCACACAACTACTTTTTACGAGCTGTTCTTTTTCACCCAGGTAAACGGCGCTTTAACTGCAGACGGGAATAAACTGGAACTAAACGGACCAACTGCTGTGCTATTTCCCCCGCTCGTCAATCGTCAATGGGACATTACTTATGATCCGGAATCCTTTCTTGTTTTCTTCGAGAGCGAGTTTATCGAAACTTTTCTCAACGACAATGCCTTTTTGCACCGATTGCATTTCTTTAGCTGCAGCTTGCGCGTGCCGGTTTTACCGATGAGCGAGGAACAGAAAAAACAGATTCTACCCGGAATCCTGGCTTTGCGCGAGGAATTGGAGAACTCCAAAGTCGATAGTATCTACTTATTGCGTTCGTACCTTTACCAACTTTTGCTTCAGTTTAACCGGTTTTATAATGACTACCACCAACTGGATGCGAACCTTTACCGAAACTCGGAAATCATCCAGTTTAAAAACCTTCTGAAGAAGCATATTCACAACAAGCAAACGGTACAAGCCTACGCCGAAATGATGAAAATGCCACGTAACCGCATGAACGAACTTTCGGTGAAAGTGTTTGGCAAACAAGCGCACCAGCTAATTCGCGAGGAACTGATACAGGCTATTAAAACAGACCTACTGAACACCAATTTATCGGTTGCTGAAATAAGCTATAAATACGAGTTTTCCGCTCCGTCAAATTTCACACGCTACTTCAAATCTCATGAAGGCATGACTCCTGCCGCCTACCGTGAAAAATACGGAGTTTGA
- a CDS encoding LytR/AlgR family response regulator transcription factor, which translates to MKIRTITIDDEPLALQLLSGYVEKTPFLELTGSFDNPLDAMDYLSGNEVDLIVLDIQMPDLTGIEFARVQDSKAKLIFTTAYEKYALEGFKLNAIDYLLKPYSYQEFLTAVNKAKKQIELEQGAATSVEANNQFLFLKSEYKIRRINFNDILYIEGMKDYVKVFLAHEEKPVLSISSVKAVEEKLPTDHFMRVHRSFIVNLDKIEVIERSRIVFGKTYIPVSDQYKDKFQEFLNQNFL; encoded by the coding sequence ATGAAAATCCGCACAATTACCATCGACGACGAACCACTGGCTTTGCAACTACTATCGGGCTACGTGGAGAAGACTCCTTTTTTAGAATTGACCGGTTCGTTTGATAACCCGTTGGATGCGATGGATTATTTGTCAGGTAATGAGGTTGATCTCATTGTTTTGGATATCCAGATGCCTGACCTTACCGGTATTGAATTTGCGCGAGTGCAGGATAGTAAAGCCAAACTGATTTTTACGACCGCTTACGAAAAGTATGCTTTGGAGGGCTTCAAACTGAATGCCATTGATTATTTGCTGAAACCCTACAGCTACCAAGAGTTTCTGACGGCCGTGAACAAGGCCAAAAAACAAATCGAGCTCGAGCAGGGAGCTGCAACCAGTGTGGAGGCGAATAACCAGTTTCTCTTTCTGAAATCGGAGTATAAAATCCGCCGGATTAACTTCAACGATATTCTCTACATTGAGGGAATGAAGGATTACGTGAAAGTTTTCCTGGCACACGAGGAAAAACCCGTGCTTTCCATTAGTTCGGTAAAGGCGGTGGAAGAGAAATTGCCAACCGATCATTTTATGCGCGTACACCGCTCATTCATCGTCAACCTCGATAAAATTGAAGTGATCGAGCGCAGCCGGATTGTCTTCGGCAAAACCTACATTCCGGTCAGCGACCAGTACAAAGACAAATTTCAGGAGTTCCTGAATCAAAATTTCCTGTAA
- a CDS encoding sensor histidine kinase yields the protein MFKSISIHDKWIKWFLHSIAWMIVTIIPLYIDNAFGSGNLHRVYGFYLHTLTAALIFYLGYLWLVPTYFLKERQLTYFIVLVAIIIGTYYISSFVEHYFLDDMKRAAEELDKDNHIPRKAFGIFNHIVSSVLLSGFAMGLGVLDKLKQNEKKQKELEKEKLNSELAFLKSQVSPHFFFNTLNNIYTLIGIDTDEAQAAVLKLSKLMRYLLYDSEDGNSRLGDEISFMNNYIDLMKLRISSKVDLKVSMPDSVPDISVAPLLFVAFIENAFKHGVSYREHSFIEINMNVDKEKIRFQTRNSIGKQSSQEGEAKHSGIGLENVKKRLNLLYPDKHDLRISRTNEAFMVKLEINL from the coding sequence ATGTTTAAATCAATTTCAATACACGATAAATGGATCAAATGGTTTCTTCATTCCATTGCATGGATGATCGTGACCATCATTCCTTTGTATATCGACAATGCTTTTGGTAGTGGCAATTTGCACCGTGTGTATGGTTTTTACTTGCACACGCTGACGGCTGCGTTAATCTTTTACCTGGGCTATTTGTGGCTGGTGCCTACCTATTTTCTGAAGGAACGGCAGCTTACCTATTTTATCGTTCTTGTCGCCATTATTATCGGAACTTACTACATTTCATCGTTCGTTGAGCACTATTTTCTGGATGATATGAAAAGGGCTGCAGAAGAGCTGGATAAAGACAATCATATTCCGAGAAAAGCGTTCGGCATTTTTAATCATATCGTGTCTTCAGTTCTTCTTTCCGGTTTTGCTATGGGGCTGGGGGTTTTGGATAAATTGAAACAGAACGAAAAGAAGCAAAAGGAACTGGAGAAGGAAAAACTGAACTCCGAGTTGGCATTCCTGAAAAGCCAGGTGAGTCCGCACTTCTTTTTCAATACCCTGAATAATATTTATACCCTGATTGGCATTGATACCGATGAGGCTCAGGCTGCTGTGCTGAAGCTGTCGAAGCTGATGCGCTACTTGCTGTATGATTCTGAAGACGGCAATTCGCGGCTGGGAGACGAGATTAGTTTCATGAATAACTACATTGATTTGATGAAGCTACGGATCAGTTCAAAGGTAGACCTGAAAGTCTCCATGCCCGATTCGGTTCCTGATATCAGTGTTGCACCGCTGCTTTTTGTCGCGTTCATCGAAAATGCATTTAAGCATGGTGTCAGTTACCGCGAGCATTCGTTTATTGAAATCAATATGAATGTGGATAAAGAAAAAATTCGATTTCAAACCCGGAACAGCATCGGAAAACAAAGTAGTCAGGAAGGGGAAGCGAAGCATTCCGGGATTGGTCTCGAGAATGTAAAGAAACGACTGAATTTGTTGTACCCGGACAAGCACGATCTGAGAATTAGCAGAACAAACGAGGCATTCATGGTGAAGCTCGAAATTAACCTCTAA
- a CDS encoding ABC transporter permease produces MNYTNTIKIAVNALRRNKFRAFLTMLGIIIGVASVIAMLAIGQGSKKSIQDEMSSMGTNMIFIMPGADMRGGVRQSASDMQTLKLSDVDAILSSCPDVEAVSPQVSSSSQAVVGNNNWPTTVYGVNNEYLGIRKYELETGRNFTDREVKTYAKVCLVGQTIIENLFPDGGNPIGQSIRVGTIPLKIIGVLAEKGENGMGQDQDDLIIAPYTTVQKRMLAITYIQSIFASAASEDVNDQAIEQITETLRRTHKLKADADDDFNVRSQAEMVQMFSSVSDMMTILLGAIAGISLLVGGIGIMNIMYVSVTERTREIGLRLSVGGRGNDILMQFLIESILLSVSGGILGILLGLGTSTGVSMLMSWPTVVMPSSVIFSFIVCTIIGVFFGWYPARKAASLNPIDALRYE; encoded by the coding sequence ATGAATTACACGAATACCATAAAAATAGCCGTTAACGCCCTTCGCCGGAATAAGTTTCGCGCATTCCTGACCATGTTGGGGATTATTATCGGGGTGGCATCCGTTATCGCGATGCTTGCCATTGGGCAAGGATCCAAGAAAAGTATCCAGGATGAGATGTCCTCGATGGGGACAAACATGATCTTCATTATGCCTGGTGCCGACATGCGTGGTGGTGTGAGACAGAGTGCCAGCGATATGCAAACCCTGAAACTTTCGGATGTGGATGCGATTCTAAGTAGTTGTCCGGATGTGGAAGCGGTATCTCCCCAAGTAAGTTCATCAAGCCAGGCTGTTGTGGGTAACAATAACTGGCCGACAACAGTTTACGGGGTGAATAATGAATACCTGGGAATTCGGAAATACGAGCTCGAAACTGGCCGAAATTTCACCGATCGCGAAGTAAAAACCTATGCAAAAGTGTGTTTGGTTGGTCAAACGATTATTGAAAACCTCTTCCCCGATGGAGGAAACCCAATCGGTCAGTCGATTCGTGTTGGAACAATCCCTCTAAAAATTATCGGTGTTTTGGCCGAAAAAGGGGAGAACGGAATGGGGCAGGATCAGGACGACCTGATTATCGCGCCTTATACAACGGTACAAAAACGGATGTTAGCCATCACATACATTCAAAGTATTTTCGCATCGGCAGCATCTGAAGATGTCAACGATCAGGCTATTGAGCAAATTACCGAAACTTTGAGACGCACCCACAAACTGAAGGCAGATGCTGATGACGACTTTAACGTAAGGTCGCAAGCCGAGATGGTGCAAATGTTCTCGTCAGTTAGTGATATGATGACCATACTACTTGGTGCTATCGCCGGAATTTCGTTGTTGGTTGGTGGAATCGGGATCATGAATATCATGTATGTGTCGGTGACCGAGCGTACCCGCGAAATTGGCCTCCGCTTGTCGGTTGGTGGTCGTGGCAACGATATTTTGATGCAGTTTCTGATTGAATCAATATTGCTCAGTGTGAGCGGTGGTATACTGGGAATCCTGTTGGGATTGGGTACATCAACGGGAGTGTCGATGTTAATGAGTTGGCCAACAGTAGTAATGCCAAGCTCCGTCATATTCTCCTTCATTGTTTGTACGATTATTGGTGTGTTCTTTGGCTGGTACCCTGCCCGCAAAGCAGCGAGTCTGAATCCAATTGATGCCCTGCGTTACGAATAA
- a CDS encoding TolC family protein: MNRRKLLIAGILWFGSLIGVQAQDKQWTLEDCVNYAMSQNVNVLQSQLTTQNSELDLEQSKANVLPSFTGSASTNFSWDKEVYTESNNFGDRSRNNTTSFSVNAGMTIFNGLKLKNQIKQSQLNLESNQYSSETIQEALELSVLNAYLEILYAQEALDNAQEQIAATEESLALAQERMDVGVISRSDYLQIKSELASEKLTEASAKSTLSMNKLTLMQLMELPVTTDFEVETPDFTNLLATQETPVSGDVYLEALGIKPQIKQAEADVESQKLSEKIAKASLMPTLSLSSGLSTGWSDNVSGFTYGEQLKNQFTPTVGLSLSIPIFQNKQGKISVKQAKIATSQAELTQVDTQNELRKNIEQACLDVVTAQTQYEASEMQYESAKESYDVAAEKYQEGLLNSVDFLTVKTTMITSESDFTQAKYNMVFSSKILDFYKGIPISLTK; this comes from the coding sequence ATGAATCGAAGAAAACTTTTAATAGCAGGCATCTTGTGGTTCGGTTCCCTAATCGGGGTGCAGGCGCAGGATAAGCAGTGGACTTTGGAGGACTGCGTGAATTACGCCATGAGCCAAAACGTAAATGTGTTGCAGTCGCAGTTGACAACCCAAAACTCGGAACTGGATTTGGAGCAAAGCAAAGCGAATGTGCTTCCTTCGTTTACTGGTTCTGCAAGCACGAACTTCAGCTGGGATAAAGAGGTTTACACCGAATCGAACAATTTTGGTGACCGTAGCCGCAACAACACAACCAGCTTCTCGGTGAACGCCGGGATGACTATATTTAATGGTTTAAAGCTGAAAAACCAGATTAAACAGTCTCAGCTGAACCTGGAAAGTAACCAGTACAGTTCGGAAACGATCCAGGAAGCGCTGGAGCTGAGTGTTCTGAACGCATACCTCGAAATTTTATATGCACAGGAAGCTTTGGATAACGCGCAGGAACAAATTGCTGCTACAGAGGAATCGCTGGCATTGGCGCAGGAACGCATGGATGTTGGTGTGATCTCCCGCTCAGATTATCTGCAAATTAAGTCGGAACTGGCATCGGAAAAGTTGACCGAAGCGAGCGCAAAAAGTACGCTTTCGATGAATAAACTGACTTTGATGCAGTTGATGGAATTGCCGGTGACCACTGATTTCGAAGTTGAAACGCCCGATTTTACGAACCTTCTTGCTACTCAGGAAACACCGGTATCCGGAGATGTGTACCTGGAAGCGCTGGGGATTAAACCACAAATTAAACAAGCGGAAGCTGATGTGGAAAGCCAAAAGCTGAGCGAAAAAATTGCAAAAGCCAGTTTGATGCCAACCCTGTCATTATCATCCGGCTTGTCAACCGGTTGGTCCGACAATGTTTCGGGTTTCACTTACGGCGAACAGTTGAAAAATCAGTTTACACCAACGGTTGGTCTGAGTCTTTCGATCCCGATTTTTCAAAATAAACAAGGGAAAATCAGTGTAAAACAGGCGAAGATTGCAACCAGCCAAGCTGAGCTTACCCAAGTTGATACCCAAAACGAGTTGCGCAAAAATATTGAACAGGCTTGTCTGGATGTGGTAACCGCACAAACCCAGTACGAAGCGAGCGAAATGCAGTACGAGTCGGCCAAAGAATCGTACGATGTTGCCGCCGAAAAATACCAGGAAGGATTGCTGAATTCAGTAGACTTTCTGACCGTGAAAACGACGATGATAACCTCTGAAAGTGATTTCACTCAAGCAAAATACAACATGGTATTTAGCTCTAAGATTTTAGACTTCTACAAAGGAATTCCAATTAGTTTGACCAAATAA
- a CDS encoding ABC transporter ATP-binding protein, with protein sequence MGNKIIQVNDLKKDFHVGEITVHALKGINLEIEEGEFVAIMGTSGSGKSTMLNILGCLDKPSSGIYSLDGISMGEMNKNELAGLRNQKLGFVFQSYNLLPRTTALENVELPLYYNGQVKAKERRERAMAALDAVGLADRMHHMPNQMSGGQQQRVAIARSLVNDPRVILADEATGNLDTRTSYEIMALFQKLNDEGKTIIFVTHESDIARFMKRNVVFKDGRIVKEEMVKDRFNARQMLAELPVDQDVI encoded by the coding sequence ATGGGAAATAAAATTATACAAGTAAACGACCTGAAAAAGGATTTCCATGTTGGCGAAATCACCGTTCACGCTCTGAAGGGAATTAACCTGGAGATTGAAGAGGGCGAGTTTGTGGCCATCATGGGAACCAGCGGCTCCGGAAAGTCAACCATGCTGAATATTCTGGGTTGTCTGGACAAACCTAGCTCGGGTATTTACAGCCTCGACGGGATCAGCATGGGAGAAATGAACAAGAACGAACTGGCCGGTTTGCGCAATCAGAAGCTCGGTTTCGTTTTCCAGTCGTACAATTTGCTTCCGCGAACAACTGCTTTGGAAAATGTGGAACTGCCGCTGTATTACAATGGCCAGGTAAAAGCCAAGGAACGTCGCGAAAGAGCAATGGCAGCTCTGGACGCTGTTGGTCTGGCGGACAGGATGCACCACATGCCCAACCAAATGTCGGGTGGGCAGCAGCAACGTGTAGCCATTGCGCGCTCGCTGGTTAACGATCCCCGCGTGATTTTGGCCGATGAAGCTACCGGTAACCTGGATACCAGAACTTCATACGAGATTATGGCTCTTTTTCAAAAGTTGAACGACGAAGGAAAGACCATCATTTTTGTAACGCACGAGAGTGATATTGCCCGATTTATGAAACGGAATGTGGTTTTTAAAGACGGGCGTATTGTGAAGGAAGAAATGGTTAAAGACCGCTTCAACGCCAGACAAATGCTGGCAGAGTTACCGGTTGACCAGGATGTCATTTAA
- the fmt gene encoding methionyl-tRNA formyltransferase, translating into MTGKDLRIVFMGTPDFAVASLKALVEGGYNIVGVITVPDKPAGRGRQLQQSAVKQYAVEQGLHVMQPEKLKNPEFLAELEALKADLQVIVAFRMLPEVVWSMPRLGTFNLHGSLLPQYRGAAPLNWAVMNGDKETGVTTFLLSHEIDTGAILFHEKITIGEDDTVGDIHDRLMEIGAGLVVKTVDALAEGNYTAVAQDDIQVESLRPAPKIFKEDCKIDWNKPAVEVRNLIRGLSPYPAAWTELVDGKGKVLSLKIFRAEIEPAEGLTPGMVETDGKTNFKIAAADGWLTISDLQLSGKKRMAVDDFLRGIHDPGQLQVQ; encoded by the coding sequence ATGACCGGAAAAGATCTGCGGATTGTATTTATGGGAACGCCCGATTTTGCAGTTGCCAGTTTGAAAGCCTTGGTTGAAGGCGGTTACAATATTGTTGGTGTGATAACCGTACCCGATAAACCTGCCGGACGCGGGCGTCAGTTGCAGCAATCGGCTGTAAAGCAATATGCCGTTGAGCAAGGATTACATGTGATGCAACCCGAGAAACTGAAAAACCCGGAATTTTTAGCTGAGTTGGAAGCACTGAAAGCCGATTTACAGGTGATTGTGGCTTTCCGCATGTTGCCCGAAGTGGTTTGGAGCATGCCTCGGTTGGGCACCTTCAACCTGCATGGTTCGTTGTTGCCGCAATACCGCGGAGCTGCTCCGTTGAACTGGGCTGTAATGAATGGCGATAAAGAAACCGGGGTGACCACTTTCCTGCTATCGCACGAAATTGATACAGGAGCAATCCTTTTCCACGAGAAAATTACCATTGGCGAAGATGACACGGTTGGTGACATTCACGATCGGCTGATGGAGATTGGCGCCGGGCTGGTGGTGAAAACCGTTGATGCCCTGGCGGAAGGAAACTACACTGCCGTGGCACAGGACGACATCCAGGTGGAGAGCCTGCGGCCTGCACCGAAGATTTTTAAAGAGGATTGCAAAATTGACTGGAATAAACCAGCCGTTGAAGTACGAAACCTTATTCGCGGTTTGTCACCGTACCCCGCTGCCTGGACTGAATTGGTTGACGGAAAAGGAAAAGTTTTGAGCCTGAAAATATTCCGGGCCGAGATTGAGCCAGCCGAAGGCTTGACGCCGGGTATGGTAGAAACCGATGGTAAAACCAATTTCAAGATTGCTGCCGCCGATGGTTGGTTGACGATTTCAGACCTGCAATTATCGGGTAAAAAGCGCATGGCGGTCGATGACTTCCTGCGAGGTATTCATGATCCCGGCCAACTACAGGTACAATAA
- a CDS encoding RNA polymerase sigma factor translates to MASIHHELIEDSKRGNNKARFQLYQLYSKAMFNVCYRMMNNREDAEDMLQEVFLLVFTRLESFRYESGFGTWVKTIAIRTCINALKKRKVELTYFEQINDLGSTDDDEIAPELKTEQILKAMENLPEGGRIVFSLYLLEGYDHGEIAQILGITESTSKSQYMRAKRRVYELLKEQQNNELWLAFADK, encoded by the coding sequence GTGGCATCCATACATCACGAGCTGATTGAGGACAGCAAGCGGGGCAACAACAAAGCCCGTTTTCAGCTGTATCAATTGTATTCAAAAGCTATGTTCAACGTTTGCTATCGCATGATGAATAATCGTGAGGATGCCGAAGACATGTTGCAGGAAGTTTTTCTGTTGGTCTTTACGCGGCTCGAAAGTTTTCGGTACGAGTCAGGTTTTGGAACCTGGGTGAAAACCATTGCGATCCGAACCTGTATCAATGCACTGAAGAAACGCAAAGTTGAGTTGACGTATTTTGAACAGATAAACGATTTAGGCTCCACCGATGATGATGAGATTGCCCCCGAGTTAAAGACGGAACAAATCCTCAAAGCCATGGAAAATTTACCCGAAGGTGGGCGAATTGTATTCTCTTTGTACCTGCTCGAAGGATATGACCACGGTGAAATTGCCCAGATTTTGGGCATCACCGAGTCAACCTCGAAATCGCAGTATATGCGGGCAAAGCGCAGGGTGTACGAACTATTGAAAGAACAACAAAACAACGAATTATGGCTGGCGTTTGCAGACAAATAA
- a CDS encoding efflux RND transporter periplasmic adaptor subunit codes for MKKKLIYTIIAVVVVAIGLLAFKMFGTSEQPITIKTEKVGRSTISNTVTATGTIEATQTVEVGTQVSGRIDKIYVDYNSIVKEGQLIAVLDTQSLASSLHSAVASYNKAKAEYNYQKSTYERYQKLIDKKLIAQSDFDEVVYNYESAKASVSSAEAQYKTAKTNLDYAYIYSPIDGIVLERDVEEGETVAASYSTPTLFTIANDLTQMEIEADVDEADIGQVKLDQRVEFTVDAFPDKIFEGSVKEIHLNPTDDESVVTYTVVINAPNPDKTLMPGMTANANFYVTEKVNVLSVPNLAVEFQPNAELMAKYQEEHPEVTVEMPAPGGDMSSKTMVWVKDGNKIYPQEVTVGETDEINYEMLSGPKEGSDLIVSMATVSSGSSDAESSEARSPFMPTPPGGNKNKK; via the coding sequence ATGAAAAAAAAGTTGATATACACAATTATCGCTGTAGTCGTAGTCGCCATCGGGTTGCTCGCCTTTAAAATGTTCGGAACCAGCGAACAGCCGATTACGATTAAAACGGAAAAGGTAGGCCGCTCAACCATAAGCAATACGGTAACGGCAACTGGTACTATCGAGGCAACACAGACCGTTGAGGTTGGTACCCAGGTTTCAGGTCGTATTGATAAAATTTACGTCGATTATAACTCAATCGTAAAAGAGGGACAGTTGATTGCTGTGCTCGACACCCAATCGCTGGCTTCGTCATTACACTCAGCAGTCGCTTCCTACAACAAAGCAAAAGCAGAGTACAACTATCAAAAATCGACTTACGAACGTTATCAAAAGTTGATTGATAAGAAATTGATTGCTCAGTCCGATTTTGATGAAGTGGTTTATAACTATGAATCTGCAAAAGCGTCGGTGAGCTCAGCAGAAGCGCAGTATAAAACAGCAAAAACCAATCTGGACTACGCTTATATCTACTCGCCAATCGACGGAATCGTGTTGGAGCGCGATGTGGAGGAAGGTGAAACTGTAGCAGCAAGCTATTCAACACCAACACTGTTTACCATTGCCAACGACCTGACTCAAATGGAGATTGAGGCTGATGTGGATGAAGCTGACATAGGCCAGGTGAAATTGGATCAACGGGTTGAATTTACGGTAGACGCTTTCCCTGATAAAATTTTCGAAGGTTCGGTGAAGGAAATTCACTTGAATCCAACGGATGACGAATCGGTCGTGACTTACACTGTCGTAATTAACGCTCCAAACCCTGATAAAACATTGATGCCGGGAATGACAGCCAACGCCAACTTTTATGTAACCGAAAAAGTGAATGTTTTGTCGGTGCCTAACCTGGCCGTTGAGTTTCAACCCAATGCTGAGCTAATGGCTAAATACCAGGAAGAGCACCCTGAAGTAACTGTGGAAATGCCTGCGCCGGGCGGCGACATGAGCTCTAAAACAATGGTTTGGGTGAAAGATGGGAATAAGATTTATCCTCAGGAAGTAACTGTTGGTGAGACTGACGAAATCAACTATGAAATGTTGTCGGGCCCGAAAGAAGGATCAGACTTGATCGTTTCCATGGCTACGGTAAGCAGTGGCAGTAGTGATGCTGAGAGCAGCGAAGCCAGAAGCCCGTTCATGCCAACTCCTCCGGGAGGAAACAAAAACAAAAAGTAA
- a CDS encoding glucosaminidase domain-containing protein encodes MIRKIGLLCLLCSLVFVGFSQRVYTREEYIQKYRTLAVHEMQRCGIPASIKLAQACLESSNGNSELSRKSNNHFGIKCKSNWTGKRVYHDDDMRNECFRHYNSVEESFVDHSNFLMANPRYSDLFQLDITDYKGWARGLKKAGYATAPHYAESLIKIIEDNKLYVYDHVVNDQQINMITSNGKTQQSTKNLINPYPERKVVFRNGLKSIVVKAGDTPQSIVDEFNMKLWELYKYNDLPDDHRLQVNEILYIVPKRNKALRSAKTHIFQADETMHYVSQKYGIRLKKLYRLNRMRYGERPVAGTKIYLRDKAPN; translated from the coding sequence ATGATCAGAAAAATTGGTTTGCTCTGTTTGTTATGCTCTCTCGTGTTTGTCGGGTTCTCGCAACGCGTGTATACCCGGGAAGAATACATCCAAAAATACAGAACCTTGGCAGTGCACGAAATGCAACGCTGCGGCATACCTGCCAGTATTAAACTGGCCCAGGCCTGTTTGGAATCGAGCAACGGAAACAGCGAACTGAGTCGGAAATCAAACAACCATTTCGGCATAAAATGTAAAAGTAACTGGACCGGGAAACGTGTTTACCACGATGACGACATGCGGAATGAATGTTTCCGTCATTACAACTCAGTGGAAGAATCGTTCGTCGATCACAGTAATTTCCTGATGGCCAACCCGCGATACAGTGATTTGTTTCAGCTGGACATTACCGATTATAAAGGCTGGGCTCGCGGCTTGAAAAAAGCAGGTTACGCGACCGCTCCGCACTACGCCGAATCGTTGATTAAAATCATCGAAGACAACAAGTTGTATGTTTACGACCATGTGGTAAACGACCAACAAATCAACATGATTACGTCGAATGGTAAAACACAGCAATCGACCAAAAACCTGATCAATCCTTACCCTGAGCGGAAAGTAGTTTTCAGAAACGGACTGAAGTCGATTGTCGTAAAGGCCGGAGATACGCCACAAAGTATTGTTGACGAGTTTAACATGAAACTTTGGGAACTCTATAAATACAACGACCTGCCCGATGATCACCGCTTGCAGGTTAACGAGATCCTCTATATTGTACCAAAGAGAAACAAAGCACTCAGAAGTGCGAAAACACACATCTTCCAGGCGGACGAAACCATGCATTACGTTTCGCAGAAGTACGGAATTCGCCTGAAAAAATTATATCGCCTCAACCGCATGCGCTATGGCGAACGCCCGGTTGCAGGCACGAAGATTTATCTGCGCGATAAAGCACCGAATTAA
- a CDS encoding cytidine deaminase: MQTKEIKILVSEYKNEEELITTDRELVLAARRIAESAYAPYSKFKVGAALRLTDGTVVTGSNQENAATPVGTCAERSALFWANANYPDFAVESIAISAIDQSGNRAARLSPCGICRQALLESQHRFQLPIRVILDSRDKIEILNSVESLLPLSFNGNALNSVE; this comes from the coding sequence ATGCAAACAAAAGAAATCAAAATATTGGTATCCGAATATAAAAATGAGGAAGAGTTAATAACAACCGATCGTGAATTAGTTCTGGCGGCCCGACGGATTGCGGAAAGCGCGTATGCTCCATATTCGAAATTTAAAGTCGGAGCAGCCCTCCGGTTGACCGACGGAACGGTCGTTACCGGCAGCAACCAGGAAAATGCTGCGACTCCGGTGGGTACCTGCGCCGAAAGATCTGCTTTGTTTTGGGCCAATGCAAACTATCCGGATTTTGCGGTCGAGTCCATCGCGATCTCGGCAATCGATCAATCAGGCAACCGGGCAGCACGATTAAGCCCTTGCGGGATCTGCCGGCAGGCTTTGCTCGAAAGTCAGCACCGGTTTCAGCTTCCGATTCGGGTGATCCTTGATAGTCGCGATAAAATTGAAATTCTGAATAGCGTGGAAAGTTTATTGCCGTTGAGCTTTAATGGCAATGCCTTGAATAGCGTGGAATAA